From one Streptomyces sp. R41 genomic stretch:
- a CDS encoding DEDDh family exonuclease produces the protein MLEDLTTAASPASWPAAYPQGYAVVDVETTGLARDDRIISAAVYRLDARGEVQDHWYTMVNPERDPGPVWIHGLTSEMLEGAPLFQEIAEEFADRLADRVLVAHNAVFDWSMIAREYARAEREAPVRQRLCTIALSKELGLPLPNHKLESLAAHFGVVQQRAHHALDDARVLAEAFRPSLRAAARDGVRLPLLECRPLKEWSDSPATPRIGRQSGGYPSGSGYPSGSWRPSRKRPACPYPNPGRYEEGKPLKQGMRVAFSGDTSVDRELLEDRAVEAGLHVATSLSRLTSLLVTNDPDSSTSKVVKAKQFGTPVIDEAAFGQLLGDVEPATER, from the coding sequence ATGCTCGAAGACCTCACGACCGCAGCGTCCCCAGCCTCCTGGCCGGCCGCGTATCCGCAGGGGTACGCGGTCGTTGACGTGGAGACCACAGGCCTGGCCCGCGACGACCGGATAATCTCGGCCGCCGTCTACCGGCTGGACGCGCGCGGTGAGGTCCAGGACCACTGGTACACGATGGTCAACCCGGAGCGGGACCCGGGCCCGGTGTGGATCCACGGCTTGACGAGCGAGATGCTCGAAGGGGCGCCGCTCTTCCAGGAGATCGCCGAGGAGTTCGCCGACCGGCTCGCCGACCGCGTGCTGGTCGCGCACAACGCGGTCTTCGACTGGTCGATGATCGCGCGCGAGTACGCGCGCGCGGAGCGCGAGGCGCCGGTGCGCCAGCGGCTGTGCACCATCGCCCTCTCCAAGGAGCTGGGGCTGCCGCTGCCCAACCACAAGCTGGAGTCGCTGGCCGCGCACTTCGGGGTCGTGCAGCAGCGGGCGCACCACGCGCTGGACGACGCGCGCGTGCTGGCCGAGGCATTCCGGCCGAGCCTTCGCGCGGCCGCGCGCGACGGGGTGCGGCTGCCGCTGCTGGAGTGCCGGCCGCTCAAGGAGTGGTCCGACAGCCCCGCGACGCCGCGGATCGGGCGCCAGTCGGGCGGTTACCCGTCCGGGAGCGGCTACCCGTCCGGTAGTTGGCGCCCTTCCCGTAAGCGTCCCGCATGCCCCTATCCCAACCCAGGCCGTTATGAAGAGGGCAAACCGCTCAAGCAGGGCATGCGGGTCGCCTTCTCCGGGGACACCTCCGTCGACCGCGAACTGCTGGAGGACCGCGCCGTCGAGGCCGGGCTGCATGTCGCGACGAGCCTGTCCCGGCTCACCAGCCTGCTCGTCACCAACGACCCGGACTCCAGTACGTCGAAAGTGGTCAAGGCCAAGCAGTTCGGGACACCGGTGATCGACGAGGCGGCGTTCGGCCAGCTGCTGGGGGACGTGGAGCCGGCGACGGAGAGGTGA